Proteins co-encoded in one Neodiprion lecontei isolate iyNeoLeco1 chromosome 3, iyNeoLeco1.1, whole genome shotgun sequence genomic window:
- the LOC107225335 gene encoding exosome complex component RRP41 — translation MSGQDLVSDQGLRVDGRRANELRQIRVRMGVFGQSDGSAYLEQGNTKVLAAVYGPHQPRGGGRGGNRSGTGIINCQYSMAVFSFSAGERKKRPRGDRKTQETSLQLRRAIEAIVQVELYPRSQIDVFVEVLQSDGSDYCAAVNAATLALIDAGIPIKDYSVGCTATIASMGASEEVDSKDETGSGTGIVDANHMEECTGATTLTVVALPGAPGSNYESDTDNSGLVVVAQGTGARLHLSRLEGLRQRALQGCRDTRVILDQAVRFHLTTHDPHFI, via the exons ATGTCTGGCCAAGACTTAGTGTCGGACCAAGGACTAAGAGTCGATGGACGACGAGCAAATGAGTTGAGACAGATTCGAGTTCGAATGGGTGTCTTCGGGCAGTCGGATGGGAGTGCTTACCTAGAACAGGGCAACACAAAAGTTTTGGCTGCAGTGTACGGGCCCCATCAG CCAAGAGGAGGGGGGCGTGGTGGGAACAGAAGTGGCACGGGAATTATAAATTGCCAGTACAGTATGGCTGTGTTCAGTTTTAGTGCCGGTGAGCGCAAGAAACGACCACGCGGTGATCGCAAGACCCAAGAAACGTCTCTGCAGCTACGCAGGGCTATCGAAGCTATTGTACAAGTAGAACTGTACCCTCGCTCTCAAATCGACGTGTTTGTCGAAGTCCTTCAGTCCGACGGCAGTGATTATTGCGCAGCAGTAAACGCAGCGACTCTCGCTCTAATCGACGCTGGTATTCCCATTAAG GATTACTCTGTAGGATGCACAGCAACGATAGCCAGCATGGGAGCTTCGGAAGAAGTTGACAGTAAGGATGAAACAGGATCTGGAACAGGAATAGTTGATGCAAATCATATGGAGGAATGTACAGGAGCGACGACATTAACTGTCGTTGCTTTACCAGGAGCCCCTGGCTCTAATTATGAGTCAGATACCGACAATTCCGGTTTAGTAGTCGTGGCGCAAGGAACTGGTGCACGACTCCATCTCTCCAGGCTCGAAGGGCTCAGGCAACGGGCGTTGCAGGGCTGTCGGGATACAAGGGTGATTCTTGATCAAGCAGTTAGATTCCATTTAACGACACATGATCCTCATTTTATTTAG
- the LOC107225334 gene encoding trifunctional enzyme subunit beta, mitochondrial produces MATYLARNLIRLNHGIGSQTAALPLALKNLNGTRNGDRGYATKGGSPAGKNIVYIDGVRTPFLLSGTQYSKLMPHDLARHALLSLVNKTGIDKDLVEYITYGTVIQEVKTSNVGREAALAAGFSQKTPAHTITMACISSNQAITTGVGLIACGVYDVIVAGGVEFMSDVPIRHSRNMRSLMLRANKAKTLPQKLGLLASIRPGHFVPELPAVAEFSSGETMGHSGDRLASAFGVTRAEQDQYALRSHTLASQAQQQGFLSDIAPFKVPGVNDVIDKDNGIRVSTPEQLAKLKPAFVKPYGTVTAANASFLTDGASAALIMTEERAKQLGLKPKAYLRNFTYVSQDPVDQLLLGPAYAIPKVLEKAGLGLNDIGVWEVHEAFAAQILANLKAMDSDWFAQKYMGRSGKIGVPDINKWNAWGGSLSIGHPFAATGVRLATHTANRMIREDQQFGLIAACAAGGQGVGMILERHPDAKL; encoded by the exons ATGGCAACGTATCTAGCGAGAAATCTAATACGCCTTAATCACGGTATCGGCTCACAAACCGCAG CTCTTCCTCTGGCTTTGAAAAACCTCAACGGAACCAGAAATGGGGACAGAGGTTATGCGACAAAGGGGGGAAGTCCGGCTGGAAAGAATATCGTCTACATCGACGGAGTTCGCACTCCGTTTCTTTTGTCAGGCACACAATACAGCAAGCTCATGCCTCATGATCTTGCCAGGCATGCCCTGCT GAGCCTTGTAAACAAGACTGGAATTGACAAAGACTTGGTAGAATATATAACGTACGGCACAGTTATCCAGGAAGTCAAGACCTCCAATGTTGGTCGAGAAGCAGCACTGGCTGCAGGCTTCAGCCAGAAGACACCCGCACATACTATAACCATGGCGTGTATCAGCAGTAATCAGGCTATAACTACTGGCGTTGGTCTGATTGCCTGTGGCGTGTACGATGTTATCGTTGCCGGTGGTGTAGAGTTCATGTCCGATGTACCAATCAGGCACAGCCGCAACATGCGATCCTTAATGCTGCGTGCCAATAAAGCAAAGACTTTACCTCAGAAGTTAGGCCTCCTGGCTAGCATCAGGCCTGGCCACTTTGTTCCAGAG TTGCCAGCGGTAGCGGAATTCTCTAGCGGAGAAACTATGGGTCACAGTGGCGACAGGTTAGCTTCGGCATTTGGAGTAACTCGGGCAGAACAGGACCAGTATGCCTTGCGCTCGCATACTCTCGCTTCCCAAGCCCAACAGCAAGGATTTTTATCTGATATTGCGCCATTCAAAG TGCCTGGTGTGAATGACGTCATTGACAAGGACAATGGAATTCGAGTTTCTACACCAGAACAGCTAGCTAAGCTTAAGCCAGCGTTTGTTAAACCATACGGGACTGTTACAGCAGCTAACGCATCTTTCCTGACTGACGGAGCATCCGCTGCTCTCATCATGACTGAAGAAAGGGCTAAGCAGCTTGGACTGAAACCAAAAGCATATCTGAGGAACTTTACTTATGTATCGCAGGATCCGGTCGACCAATTGCTCCTGGGACCTGCCTATGCTATCCCAAAG GTGTTGGAAAAAGCCGGCCTGGGCTTGAATGACATAGGAGTCTGGGAAGTGCATGAGGCGTTTGCTGCACAAATTCTAGCAAACTTGAAAGCCATGGATTCTGATTGGTTTGCACAGAAATATATGGGTAGATCAGGTAAAATTGGTGTGCCAGATATCAACAAGTGGAATGCTTGGGGTGGTTCTCTGTCTATCGGACATCCCTTCGCCGCTACTGGAGTTAGATTAGCAACTCACACAGCAAACCGCATGATCAGAGAGGATCAACAATTCGGGCTAATTGCTGCCTGCGCTGCTGGTGGTCAG GGAGTTGGAATGATACTGGAGAGACACCCAGATGCCAAACTTTAA
- the LOC107225332 gene encoding protein cornichon homolog 4 codes for MVSEPLLFAFALFDTGAVLFLLVYFVITLSDLECDYLNAQQCCSKLNTWVLPKIVGHVFLVVLLLFHGQWILMVVNLPMALWLVYEFLTVPTGNMGIYDPTEIHNHGQLKKHLRDCMVYLGYYLVFFFIYLYCMIIALLKGDPIRRDEDDMVEF; via the exons ATGGTTTCCGAGCCGCTGTTGTTCGCGTTTGCTCTATTCGACACCGGCGCTGTGCTTTTTCTGCTTGTGTATTTT GTGATTACGCTTTCGGACCTTGAATGCGATTACCTGAACGCCCAGCAGTGCTGCTCGAAATTGAACACG TGGGTTCTACCGAAAATCGTCGGGCACGTCTTCCTCGTCGTCCTGCTACTCTTCCACGGTCAATGGATCCTCATGGTCGTCAATTTACCGATGGCTCTTTGGCTCGTGTACGAATTTCTGACAGTACCCACGGGCAACATGGGGATCTACGACCCAACCGAGATCCACAACCATGGCCAGCTGAAGAAACACCTCAGGGACTGCATGGTCTATCTCGGATATTATctcgtcttcttcttcataTATCTGTACTG CATGATAATTGCGCTACTGAAGGGGGATCCGATCAGAAGAGACGAAGACGACATGGTTGAGTTTTAG